Proteins encoded together in one Candidatus Paceibacterota bacterium window:
- a CDS encoding YebC/PmpR family DNA-binding transcriptional regulator, translated as MSGHSKWKQIKRQKGVADVKRGKVFSQLSKMITIAARSGGDPDFNPNLRIVIEKAKKSNMPADNIEKAIKKGTGELAGATIEEVTYEGYGPGGIAIIIECTTDSNNRTVSEMKNILSKNGGRFGESGSVKWMFDRFGFIDIETPVPGMDKDELEMNIIDAGAQDFEEIGDSIVVYMRPEDVYKVKESLEKKKIAVQETGFEWRPKNKIKIADENVSKQIETLFDAIDAHDDVNEIYSNMEE; from the coding sequence ATGTCCGGACATTCGAAGTGGAAACAGATCAAAAGGCAGAAGGGGGTCGCTGACGTCAAGAGGGGAAAAGTATTTTCGCAGCTTTCCAAGATGATAACCATAGCCGCAAGGAGCGGAGGAGATCCGGATTTCAATCCGAATCTCAGGATCGTCATTGAAAAGGCGAAAAAGTCCAATATGCCGGCGGATAACATCGAGAAGGCCATAAAAAAAGGAACGGGCGAGCTTGCGGGCGCTACGATAGAAGAAGTGACCTATGAGGGCTACGGACCCGGGGGGATCGCTATCATCATTGAATGCACCACGGACAGCAATAACAGGACGGTTTCCGAAATGAAGAACATTCTTTCTAAAAATGGCGGAAGGTTCGGTGAAAGCGGAAGCGTCAAGTGGATGTTTGACCGATTCGGGTTTATTGACATTGAGACACCGGTCCCGGGGATGGACAAAGACGAGCTGGAGATGAATATAATCGATGCCGGAGCTCAGGATTTTGAAGAGATCGGAGACTCGATCGTTGTCTATATGAGACCCGAAGATGTATACAAGGTCAAAGAGAGCCTCGAAAAGAAGAAGATTGCGGTCCAGGAAACCGGATTTGAGTGGAGGCCGAAGAACAAGATCAAGATCGCCGATGAAAATGTGTCAAAGCAGATCGAGACGCTTTTTGACGCGATCGACGCTCATGACGATGTGAACGAAATATATTCGAATATGGAAGAATAA
- the ruvC gene encoding crossover junction endodeoxyribonuclease RuvC, translated as MIILGIDPGTATTGFGVLESSGGKISAIDHGCILTDSKLEMPERLNLIGEQLKKIITKYKPHAIAVEELFFFKNAKTAISVGEARGVVLYIGKSMELEVFEYTPLQVKQAVVGYGRAEKKQVQNMVKMILGLNVIPKPDDAADALAVAICCANSMKLEGKINKSR; from the coding sequence ATGATTATCCTCGGCATTGATCCGGGAACTGCAACGACTGGATTCGGAGTTCTGGAAAGCTCAGGCGGCAAGATATCCGCGATCGATCATGGATGCATATTGACCGATTCAAAACTGGAAATGCCCGAAAGGTTGAACCTTATCGGAGAACAATTGAAAAAGATAATAACTAAGTATAAACCCCATGCTATCGCGGTTGAAGAACTGTTTTTCTTCAAGAATGCAAAAACTGCCATTTCGGTCGGCGAGGCGCGCGGGGTTGTTTTGTATATCGGAAAAAGCATGGAACTTGAGGTCTTCGAATACACCCCTTTACAGGTCAAGCAGGCGGTGGTAGGCTATGGGCGCGCTGAAAAAAAGCAAGTGCAGAATATGGTTAAGATGATCCTCGGCCTAAACGTCATTCCCAAGCCGGATGATGCCGCAGATGCGCTAGCCGTCGCGATATGCTGTGCAAACAGCATGAAACTTGAAGGAAAAATAAATAAAAGCAGATAA
- a CDS encoding GNAT family N-acetyltransferase — protein sequence MRNETFYEYGRYKDIENREDTLISFKKEVADSGIIEQLSDLASVYKEREEQGLFYNNDKDCSYIEIYTEKFKKIMSDPEASWKDIESAFGSIGYVLMRRCPGYDTKYSSSETTGSLGNLIDYFNELKEKIGLFRDIVENFENQNKMVKIEVKRCLMFAEEICKRLKKTSSLPYFSLTVPELKEKTKELDQCLDDLEKEAGPLEEDLLEEFASRQGSLLTHKECFFSDGSREGLLNPDDEIEIDISKSNKEEDEEEGRDFQGYEMRARNKRIAEEQPQAEFNGTISEGSNEDLKQFIKIMDIPTKEGRSIGYKGEAEAIISLKRKGHADDYKIIVARNEGKKIIGIAALESRDKKNAHITMLAVLPQYHSQGTGSAILSHIKSEYDSIDLSAIPKTSDSDHEYEYFSEKLDKFYKENGFVSAKEWHKDIVSMDDKNEAGKWHEINKGVEAFGLNNEYFYTNKVIEKLFSSLISNKDESSKFSPEIISDLEKWKEIYDEKMKTYKERESLNRIRRIKK from the coding sequence ATGCGAAATGAGACATTCTATGAGTATGGGCGCTATAAGGACATTGAAAATAGGGAAGATACATTGATAAGCTTTAAGAAAGAAGTTGCTGATAGCGGTATAATTGAACAGCTCTCAGATTTGGCTAGTGTTTATAAAGAACGGGAAGAACAAGGCCTATTCTATAACAATGACAAAGACTGTTCTTATATTGAAATATATACGGAAAAATTTAAAAAAATAATGTCTGATCCGGAGGCGTCATGGAAAGACATAGAATCAGCTTTCGGCAGTATTGGTTATGTGCTAATGAGGCGTTGCCCAGGTTATGATACAAAGTATTCGTCATCAGAAACCACGGGCTCTTTAGGAAATCTGATTGATTATTTTAACGAATTGAAAGAGAAGATAGGATTATTCAGGGATATTGTGGAGAATTTTGAAAATCAAAATAAAATGGTTAAGATTGAAGTTAAGAGATGTCTGATGTTTGCGGAAGAAATATGTAAAAGGCTTAAAAAAACATCATCCTTGCCATACTTCTCATTGACAGTCCCGGAGTTAAAAGAAAAAACGAAAGAACTTGATCAATGTTTAGACGACCTGGAAAAGGAAGCGGGCCCGCTAGAGGAAGATCTGCTGGAAGAGTTCGCTTCCCGGCAAGGGTCATTGCTTACCCACAAGGAATGTTTTTTTTCAGATGGTTCAAGAGAAGGGCTGTTGAATCCCGATGACGAGATCGAGATCGATATAAGCAAATCAAATAAAGAAGAGGATGAGGAAGAAGGAAGAGATTTTCAGGGATATGAAATGCGGGCAAGAAATAAGAGAATTGCAGAAGAACAACCCCAAGCTGAATTTAATGGAACAATTTCAGAAGGAAGCAATGAAGATTTGAAGCAGTTCATCAAAATTATGGACATTCCCACGAAAGAAGGCCGTTCTATAGGATATAAGGGCGAAGCCGAAGCAATAATCAGTTTAAAGAGAAAAGGGCATGCGGATGATTATAAAATAATTGTAGCAAGAAATGAAGGAAAAAAGATCATCGGAATTGCAGCATTGGAAAGTAGGGATAAAAAAAATGCGCATATAACAATGCTTGCAGTTCTGCCGCAATATCATAGTCAAGGAACCGGAAGCGCAATTCTTTCGCACATTAAATCGGAATACGATTCAATAGACCTTAGCGCAATTCCGAAAACATCTGATTCAGATCATGAATATGAATATTTCAGCGAAAAACTAGATAAATTTTATAAAGAAAATGGATTTGTCTCTGCAAAAGAATGGCATAAAGACATAGTTAGCATGGATGACAAAAATGAGGCGGGAAAATGGCATGAAATAAATAAGGGAGTTGAGGCATTTGGACTGAATAATGAATACTTTTATACAAATAAGGTTATTGAAAAGCTGTTTTCTTCCCTAATATCAAATAAGGACGAGAGCAGTAAATTTTCTCCTGAAATAATATCTGATCTTGAGAAGTGGAAAGAAATTTATGATGAAAAGATGAAAACATATAAAGAAAGAGAGTCTTTAAACAGGATAAGAAGAATAAAAAAATAA
- a CDS encoding 7TM domain-containing protein, which yields MSEIIQFITSQGVDVEMAYLILSLPYLATLIAIFRQVIGIKSFGIYTPLALAFAFWATGLKYGLAIFIIILATGTLVRYFLKNFTLLYIPRMAIVITAISIATLAMLTVGGYMQKTALASTSILAILILITLIEKFISTQVEKGFRTASLLSIETLIISTVCYYIVIWDKFRNLVLEHPEYILLLFIVNLLLGRWTGLRLSEYFRFKGVINNAKNE from the coding sequence ATGTCCGAAATAATACAATTCATCACCAGCCAGGGAGTCGATGTCGAGATGGCCTATCTTATCCTGTCTCTTCCGTATCTTGCGACACTCATCGCAATTTTCAGGCAGGTCATCGGAATAAAATCTTTTGGAATTTATACCCCGCTGGCGCTCGCCTTCGCTTTCTGGGCGACGGGGCTGAAATATGGCCTTGCGATATTCATCATTATCCTTGCAACCGGAACATTGGTAAGATATTTCCTCAAGAATTTCACTTTGCTTTATATTCCCAGGATGGCGATCGTGATCACGGCGATCAGCATTGCCACGCTCGCGATGCTTACGGTGGGCGGATATATGCAAAAAACCGCACTGGCCTCGACCTCGATCCTTGCGATCCTCATTCTTATAACTTTGATAGAGAAATTCATATCCACCCAGGTGGAAAAAGGATTCAGGACCGCCTCACTGCTTTCGATCGAAACGCTTATTATTTCCACAGTCTGCTATTATATCGTGATCTGGGACAAGTTCAGGAATCTCGTGCTTGAACATCCGGAATATATCCTTCTTCTGTTCATTGTGAACCTGCTTCTGGGAAGATGGACGGGGCTGCGCCTCAGCGAATATTTCAGATTCAAAGGAGTAATCAATAACGCAAAAAATGAATAA
- a CDS encoding tyrosine/phenylalanine carboxypeptidase domain-containing protein encodes MNKNIQGALGMNARNLLYVRPYNRGSAIRLANNKLRSKEALYKAGIPVPKVYGIIRNRKELEVFKWDILPKSFVLKPNHGGGGEGIKVIFGQNKDASWVSTKGEKITIADLSSHIMNIFEGFYSLSRMNDIAFFEERVKLTKTFKPYAFKGIPDIRVIVFNKVPVMAMLRLPTKESGGKANLHMGGIGVGIDISTGVTTHAIMYDQLIEKTPDTKLVLRGIKIPYWREILEIAIKCQEISKLGYVGVDIAMDRDRGPVVLEINAHPGLSIQNANLASLKYRLQKVTGIKVKNEAHGIRLAQDLFGGEIQQEIEEISGKQIVGIVELIKIKREGQEDTELKAKIDTGADLSSMDKNLAKELGYEDVINEFDEDVKNMQIGEKSDKADLDKKIKDKIAKWGDKFDTVVVKSSHGSSYRLVIKMDVSLADKEVVSKMTITDRSNLEFPVIIGRKDLGKFLVDPSKSQTSIVQRLDYGSISSLKTKGIGAIISSISASEKDLAEVNLNAIKKLSYYSDEIDKAAGKFNDVYSFINPFGKAGKDYASEIEDFLANVEKKEYNPTFYYPTLVNVKAKNLETAMGKLDDILKMAKIEDNECLKQIVQESIVLMKYKISFLIAVMEKNEAMSFEYAKKIYGDISQDLVKKAEDVYQEILAAKEEQVGDENYLNLKKTIFDDGAIRDKFKEALLAMGIGGWDVVIDKDSSQIDVKFNSPKYEKPTIVIPEGRNLNGVNLMRRVIHEIVHVKTNANNKDMGLGGVIFGRDYELYQEGVAKITENDLMNDIFGVKKELPNPYYVLAMNRIRKGDSYHKTFDYIYDLKVKEYHSKGMDEESIAKLSQKETLFILRRVFRGFRESLSKGEAYFPKDKMYLEGEVLAKKIFDNGFGDYMVAAKVDPSLLPLFIKLGIVRREKVRYKLENDLEIYRKIFLK; translated from the coding sequence ATGAATAAGAACATCCAAGGCGCTCTAGGCATGAACGCCAGAAATCTCCTATATGTAAGGCCTTACAACAGAGGCAGCGCCATCAGGCTTGCGAACAACAAGCTCAGGAGCAAGGAGGCGCTATATAAGGCCGGCATACCGGTTCCGAAGGTCTATGGAATAATCAGGAACAGGAAGGAGCTTGAGGTTTTCAAGTGGGATATCCTTCCCAAAAGTTTCGTTTTGAAGCCCAATCATGGCGGCGGCGGAGAAGGCATAAAGGTCATCTTCGGACAGAACAAAGATGCCAGCTGGGTTTCGACAAAAGGGGAGAAGATCACCATTGCTGATCTTTCAAGCCATATCATGAACATTTTTGAAGGGTTTTATTCTCTTTCCAGGATGAACGATATCGCCTTTTTCGAAGAAAGGGTCAAGCTGACAAAGACGTTCAAGCCGTATGCTTTCAAAGGGATCCCCGACATCAGGGTCATTGTTTTCAATAAAGTTCCGGTGATGGCGATGCTGAGGCTTCCCACCAAGGAGTCCGGAGGAAAAGCGAATTTGCATATGGGCGGGATCGGAGTGGGAATAGATATTTCAACCGGCGTAACAACTCATGCCATCATGTACGATCAGCTGATAGAAAAGACTCCCGATACGAAACTTGTTCTCAGGGGGATCAAGATACCATACTGGAGAGAAATATTGGAAATCGCGATCAAATGCCAGGAAATATCGAAGCTTGGATATGTTGGCGTGGATATCGCCATGGACAGAGACAGGGGTCCTGTGGTTCTGGAGATAAACGCGCATCCGGGACTTTCCATACAGAACGCGAATCTCGCCTCGCTCAAATATCGCCTGCAGAAGGTGACAGGGATCAAGGTGAAGAATGAAGCTCACGGCATAAGGCTGGCGCAGGATCTTTTCGGAGGGGAGATACAGCAGGAGATCGAAGAAATTTCGGGAAAGCAGATCGTCGGCATCGTCGAGCTGATAAAGATAAAGCGCGAGGGGCAGGAAGATACCGAACTGAAGGCAAAGATCGATACGGGCGCTGATCTTTCATCAATGGACAAGAATCTCGCCAAAGAATTGGGCTATGAAGATGTTATAAACGAATTCGATGAAGATGTGAAAAATATGCAGATCGGAGAAAAATCGGATAAGGCGGATCTGGACAAGAAGATAAAGGATAAGATCGCCAAGTGGGGAGACAAGTTCGATACTGTGGTAGTGAAATCGAGCCATGGGTCCTCATACAGGCTGGTGATAAAAATGGACGTGTCTCTTGCGGACAAGGAAGTGGTTTCAAAAATGACCATAACGGACCGGAGCAATCTCGAGTTTCCGGTCATAATCGGGAGAAAAGACCTCGGAAAATTTCTTGTGGATCCGAGCAAGAGCCAGACTTCCATCGTCCAGAGGCTGGACTATGGATCCATTTCAAGCCTGAAGACCAAAGGGATCGGGGCCATAATCAGCTCCATCTCGGCAAGCGAGAAAGACCTGGCTGAAGTGAATCTGAATGCCATAAAGAAACTTTCATATTATTCCGACGAGATAGACAAAGCGGCCGGAAAGTTCAATGACGTGTACTCGTTCATAAATCCGTTCGGAAAGGCAGGAAAAGATTATGCTTCCGAGATAGAAGATTTTCTGGCCAATGTGGAGAAAAAAGAATACAATCCGACCTTCTATTATCCGACATTGGTCAATGTCAAAGCGAAAAATCTTGAAACTGCGATGGGAAAGCTGGATGACATCCTGAAAATGGCCAAGATCGAAGATAATGAGTGTCTGAAGCAGATAGTCCAGGAGTCGATAGTTCTTATGAAATATAAGATCAGCTTTTTGATCGCCGTTATGGAAAAGAACGAGGCAATGTCTTTCGAATACGCAAAGAAAATATATGGCGATATAAGCCAGGACCTGGTGAAAAAAGCGGAAGATGTCTATCAGGAAATACTGGCGGCGAAGGAGGAGCAGGTGGGCGACGAGAACTATCTCAATCTCAAAAAAACCATATTTGACGACGGAGCCATCAGGGATAAGTTTAAGGAAGCGCTTCTTGCGATGGGCATCGGGGGATGGGATGTCGTCATAGACAAGGACTCAAGCCAGATCGATGTGAAGTTCAATTCGCCGAAATACGAGAAGCCGACCATTGTTATTCCTGAAGGGAGGAATCTGAACGGAGTGAATCTTATGAGAAGGGTCATCCATGAGATTGTCCACGTAAAGACGAATGCCAACAATAAAGACATGGGACTCGGAGGAGTGATCTTTGGGCGCGACTACGAGCTTTATCAGGAAGGCGTGGCCAAGATAACCGAAAATGATCTGATGAATGATATCTTTGGTGTGAAAAAAGAGCTTCCGAATCCCTATTATGTGCTTGCCATGAACCGGATCAGAAAAGGAGACAGCTATCACAAGACGTTTGATTATATATACGATCTGAAGGTGAAGGAATATCATTCGAAGGGAATGGATGAGGAGTCGATCGCAAAACTTTCGCAGAAAGAAACATTATTCATCCTGAGAAGAGTGTTCCGGGGATTCAGGGAGAGTCTTTCGAAGGGAGAAGCGTATTTTCCGAAAGATAAGATGTACCTTGAGGGGGAGGTACTTGCCAAGAAAATATTTGATAATGGTTTTGGAGATTACATGGTAGCGGCGAAGGTCGATCCCAGCCTGCTGCCTCTTTTCATCAAGCTTGGGATCGTCAGGAGGGAAAAGGTGAGATATAAGCTCGAGAACGATCTTGAAATATACAGAAAGATCTTTCTCAAATAA
- a CDS encoding ATP-grasp domain-containing protein, translating to MENKRNIILFLGTAYNSNIDDVENFEISQKREFRTAVLTSREMDLNEKPPKQEGMEKRFDFVLRCDTKDVRDIERSLNSVKDEIAIVFCYFESWMPLFRRLVKLLPGVNMPSEGSLEICNSKLEMRKRFIGKYPEITPKFMLIKDVNSVSEIIQNIGFPCVTKPLNLTKSRLVIRSNNREELEKNLKNTFEKISEVYRSVHSESEPMVLAEEYMEGELYSIDAYVSPKGKTFLTPIVRVVTGKDIGIDDFFNYYRVTPAKITEEDEKKAQEASIKAIKATGPTSVTIHIELMRTTNGDWKIVELQTRPGGYRNEMLKLSFGIKHYENDFLNRMGGKPVIPRKPRSYTAVLEIFPEKEGKIVSVEGIEEMKKMPSFLRFEQAKNPGDMCGFSRDGYTYVLQVVLNHKEEKMLYDDLEKMRNIIKIKIN from the coding sequence ATGGAAAATAAGAGGAATATAATATTATTTCTTGGAACCGCGTATAACAGCAATATCGATGACGTGGAAAATTTTGAAATTTCGCAGAAGAGGGAATTCCGCACGGCGGTCCTGACCTCGCGAGAGATGGATCTCAATGAAAAGCCGCCCAAACAGGAAGGCATGGAAAAAAGATTTGATTTTGTCCTGAGGTGCGATACAAAAGATGTCAGGGATATCGAAAGATCCTTGAATTCGGTCAAGGACGAGATTGCGATCGTTTTTTGCTATTTCGAATCATGGATGCCGCTTTTCAGGCGCCTGGTGAAACTGCTTCCCGGTGTGAATATGCCGAGCGAAGGATCCCTTGAGATATGCAACAGCAAGCTTGAGATGAGGAAAAGGTTCATCGGGAAATATCCCGAGATCACGCCGAAGTTCATGCTCATAAAGGACGTGAACAGCGTATCCGAGATCATACAAAACATAGGATTTCCTTGCGTTACGAAACCTCTCAATCTCACCAAGAGCAGACTGGTTATAAGATCCAATAACAGGGAGGAATTGGAAAAAAATCTGAAAAATACGTTTGAAAAGATCAGCGAGGTCTATAGGTCCGTACATTCGGAAAGCGAACCGATGGTCCTTGCGGAAGAATATATGGAAGGAGAATTATATTCCATTGACGCCTATGTGAGTCCGAAGGGCAAGACGTTTCTCACTCCGATAGTCAGGGTCGTGACCGGCAAAGACATCGGAATAGATGATTTTTTCAATTATTATCGGGTGACCCCCGCCAAGATCACCGAAGAAGACGAGAAGAAAGCGCAAGAAGCGTCCATCAAAGCCATAAAAGCGACCGGACCGACTTCGGTGACCATACACATCGAGCTAATGAGGACGACAAACGGAGACTGGAAAATAGTCGAGCTTCAGACCAGGCCGGGAGGCTATCGGAACGAAATGCTGAAACTTTCTTTCGGTATAAAACATTATGAAAATGATTTTCTGAACAGAATGGGAGGGAAGCCGGTAATTCCGAGAAAGCCCAGATCATATACGGCGGTCCTTGAGATCTTTCCGGAAAAAGAGGGGAAGATAGTTTCAGTTGAAGGAATTGAAGAGATGAAAAAAATGCCGTCCTTTCTGAGATTCGAGCAGGCGAAAAACCCGGGAGATATGTGCGGATTTTCCCGCGACGGCTATACATATGTTCTGCAGGTGGTCTTGAATCACAAAGAAGAAAAAATGCTGTATGATGATCTTGAAAAAATGAGGAATATAATAAAAATAAAGATCAACTAA
- a CDS encoding glutamate ligase, with protein MEKINTIRSISSVLLAEEAMKRGIKVEHINPYRYDEAFLDLGYEGHREVLIGQRSSKTSLEAYWILENKDLTRIFLQRSGISVAEGRVFRKEDAKEVPGYCDSIEYPVVAKKIAGSHGDMVFAGINNGKDLDEALSAIFQVNSLVLIEKKFDGKEFRILATKRKVIGVINREPANITGDGIHKIGELVEMKNRDPKRGDEHDSFLTKIKIDEAVIKKLSEQGLAPDSVPANGVKIYLRNNSNLSTGGDSVDYTDIIHPGYKKIAVRAVRAIPGLAYSGIDLMSRDISEKPAPGSYIIIEMNSSPGLRSHHEPYSGKSRNAAKEIIDMLFPETKK; from the coding sequence ATGGAAAAAATAAATACCATAAGATCGATCAGTTCCGTACTCCTGGCCGAAGAGGCCATGAAAAGGGGCATAAAAGTTGAGCATATCAATCCTTACAGATACGATGAAGCATTCCTGGATCTCGGCTATGAAGGGCATCGGGAAGTTTTGATCGGCCAGAGAAGCTCAAAGACCTCGCTTGAGGCGTATTGGATATTGGAAAACAAGGATCTGACCAGGATCTTCCTGCAAAGAAGCGGCATCAGTGTTGCCGAGGGCAGGGTATTCAGGAAAGAAGACGCAAAAGAAGTGCCCGGTTATTGCGATAGCATAGAATATCCCGTAGTTGCAAAAAAGATCGCCGGTTCTCACGGAGACATGGTTTTTGCGGGAATAAACAACGGCAAGGATCTTGATGAAGCATTAAGCGCGATCTTCCAGGTCAATAGCCTTGTGCTGATAGAAAAAAAGTTTGACGGAAAAGAGTTCAGGATATTGGCTACGAAAAGAAAAGTGATCGGAGTGATAAACAGAGAACCCGCAAATATCACGGGAGACGGAATCCATAAAATAGGAGAGCTTGTCGAAATGAAGAACAGGGATCCGAAAAGGGGGGATGAGCACGACAGTTTCCTTACAAAAATAAAGATCGATGAAGCGGTCATCAAAAAATTGTCCGAACAGGGGCTTGCACCGGACTCCGTTCCGGCAAACGGAGTAAAAATATATTTAAGGAATAACTCGAATCTTTCAACGGGAGGGGATAGCGTTGACTATACCGACATAATCCATCCCGGATATAAGAAGATCGCAGTCCGGGCAGTCCGGGCCATCCCGGGGCTTGCATATTCCGGGATCGACCTGATGTCCCGGGATATTTCGGAGAAACCTGCGCCCGGCAGTTATATCATCATCGAAATGAATTCGTCTCCCGGATTGCGTTCGCACCATGAGCCATATTCCGGAAAATCCAGGAATGCCGCAAAGGAAATCATAGACATGCTTTTTCCGGAAACAAAAAAATAA
- a CDS encoding ATP-grasp domain-containing protein, with product MPSKNEERNIVLFIGDVSAKYIKTINKIEKDTRDKFRIAVITEKDGYFSYENEDCPRKVDYVIKCDVTSEKDIRDELEKIKNNIFSICFYAEKYGDLYYKVSKIIRLKNSTPAAAIEKCTDKVKMRNAFYKHDPKITPKFILVNSRKDINEINEKVGYPCMLKPAHLSKSRLITVSHDINDLRNNIDHIFGEIKSVYEKIGVKVKPKVLAEEMMEGKMYTSGIYVDKDQKIYFTPLVRIITARDVGMEDFHLYARITPSGLDQAEIKKAFNVVRKGAKALGLKNTTAHCELMRLDDGSWKIIEVGARIGGYRYRMFKNAYGFDHIENDLRIRLGKKPIIKHRLKYFFAAIEFFPKEDGIIESIDGLDDVKKLPSFLRMIVDKKEGDHAGLAKSGYTSVVNVFLKNESEKIFDNDLKEIKNIIRIGMKS from the coding sequence ATGCCATCAAAAAACGAAGAAAGGAATATTGTTTTGTTCATAGGAGATGTTTCGGCAAAGTATATCAAGACCATAAACAAGATAGAAAAGGACACGAGAGATAAGTTCAGGATCGCAGTGATCACGGAAAAAGACGGTTATTTTTCTTATGAAAATGAGGATTGTCCGAGAAAAGTTGACTATGTGATAAAATGCGACGTTACCAGCGAAAAGGATATCCGCGACGAACTGGAAAAAATAAAGAACAACATTTTTTCGATCTGCTTCTATGCGGAAAAATACGGAGATCTGTATTATAAAGTGTCAAAGATAATCAGGCTCAAGAACAGCACTCCGGCTGCAGCCATTGAAAAATGTACGGATAAGGTGAAAATGAGGAATGCTTTCTATAAACATGATCCGAAAATTACGCCAAAATTCATCCTTGTAAACAGTAGAAAGGATATCAATGAAATTAACGAGAAGGTGGGATATCCATGTATGTTGAAGCCGGCGCATCTCAGTAAAAGCAGGCTGATAACCGTTTCGCATGACATCAATGATCTCAGGAATAATATTGACCATATTTTCGGGGAGATCAAAAGCGTTTACGAGAAGATCGGCGTGAAGGTTAAGCCGAAGGTCTTGGCCGAGGAAATGATGGAAGGAAAAATGTATACGTCCGGGATCTATGTCGATAAGGATCAGAAAATATATTTTACGCCCCTGGTGCGAATTATCACGGCGCGCGACGTCGGAATGGAAGATTTCCATCTTTATGCGAGGATCACTCCTTCGGGCCTGGATCAGGCTGAAATAAAAAAAGCCTTCAATGTTGTGAGAAAAGGCGCAAAGGCTCTGGGCCTGAAGAACACCACTGCGCATTGCGAACTCATGAGGCTGGATGACGGAAGCTGGAAAATTATCGAAGTGGGAGCAAGGATCGGGGGATACAGATACAGGATGTTCAAAAATGCCTATGGCTTCGACCACATCGAAAATGACCTCCGGATAAGATTGGGCAAGAAACCTATCATCAAGCACAGGCTGAAATATTTCTTTGCGGCTATTGAATTTTTTCCGAAGGAAGACGGGATCATAGAGTCCATAGACGGTTTGGACGACGTCAAAAAATTGCCGTCCTTTCTCAGGATGATAGTCGACAAGAAAGAGGGGGATCACGCCGGACTTGCCAAAAGCGGTTATACCAGCGTCGTTAATGTCTTTCTGAAAAACGAGTCGGAAAAAATATTCGATAATGACCTCAAGGAAATAAAGAATATCATCCGGATCGGGATGAAAAGCTGA